One segment of Neisseria mucosa DNA contains the following:
- a CDS encoding paraquat-inducible protein A — protein MKRIPAYHRWWRYKSYLPDATLPAHTVECPDCGCRMDIPRLRQGQEAHCPVCNHEIVEVENNPYIAPIAYALTTLILMAFAYNMVYIRVDLFGVTSILSLPQMMRLLISLDYGFLAEVMFILTFGAPLLFLLLCLYVYTALIREKAYPALRFATRVLVRLRHWIMVDVFFISTLVAYIKLSSVATVEFGSAFYLMFPLSVMLIRTSVSIPQHWVYYKIHRLTGGHAVQTASEDKICCSRCLYFRDKDEQPCGVCGADLYRRRPKSLSISLAFLVAAFILYFPANILPIMISSNPTALEINTIFNGIVYMWDDGDRLIAVIIFSASIMVPVLKIIAMAVLIYSAYFKPVMSADKMSVLYRITESIGRWSMIDIFVIIILMSSFHTNMARVVPGGAAVYFCLVVILTMLSAYYFDPRLIWDKQQQLSDGLDSDQTLKQ, from the coding sequence ATGAAACGGATTCCTGCCTACCATCGCTGGTGGCGCTACAAGTCTTATCTTCCTGATGCGACGCTGCCTGCACATACGGTGGAATGCCCCGATTGCGGCTGCCGTATGGATATTCCGCGCCTGCGTCAGGGGCAGGAAGCGCATTGTCCGGTGTGCAACCATGAAATCGTGGAGGTGGAAAACAATCCGTATATCGCGCCGATCGCCTATGCGCTGACAACCTTGATTCTGATGGCGTTTGCGTACAATATGGTGTATATCCGCGTCGATTTGTTCGGCGTGACATCGATTTTGTCGCTACCACAAATGATGCGGCTTTTAATTTCGCTGGATTACGGTTTTCTGGCGGAAGTGATGTTTATCCTTACTTTCGGCGCGCCTTTACTGTTTTTGCTGCTCTGCCTTTATGTTTATACGGCTTTGATACGCGAAAAGGCCTACCCTGCGCTGCGCTTTGCGACGCGTGTATTGGTGCGGCTGCGTCATTGGATTATGGTGGATGTGTTTTTCATTTCCACTTTGGTGGCGTATATCAAACTCTCGTCCGTTGCTACGGTAGAGTTCGGCTCGGCGTTTTATCTGATGTTTCCGCTGTCGGTCATGCTGATTCGGACTTCGGTATCGATTCCGCAGCATTGGGTTTATTATAAGATTCATCGTTTAACCGGCGGCCATGCGGTTCAGACGGCCTCTGAAGACAAAATCTGTTGCAGCCGCTGCCTGTATTTCCGCGATAAAGACGAGCAGCCTTGCGGCGTTTGCGGTGCGGACTTATACCGCCGCCGCCCGAAAAGCCTGAGCATTTCGCTGGCGTTTTTAGTGGCGGCGTTTATCCTGTATTTCCCTGCCAACATCCTGCCGATTATGATTTCGTCCAACCCGACGGCTTTGGAGATCAATACGATTTTCAACGGCATTGTTTATATGTGGGACGACGGCGACCGGTTGATTGCGGTGATTATTTTCAGCGCGAGCATTATGGTGCCGGTATTGAAGATTATCGCGATGGCGGTTTTGATTTATTCCGCATACTTCAAGCCTGTAATGAGCGCGGACAAAATGTCGGTTTTGTATCGGATTACCGAATCCATCGGCCGCTGGTCGATGATTGATATTTTTGTGATTATTATTTTGATGAGTTCGTTCCACACCAATATGGCGCGCGTCGTGCCGGGTGGTGCGGCGGTTTACTTCTGCCTGGTCGTTATTTTGACCATGCTTTCGGCCTATTATTTCGATCCCCGTCTGATTTGGGACAAACAACAGCAGCTTTCAGACGGCCTTGATTCTGACCAGACCTTAAAACAATGA
- the pqiB gene encoding intermembrane transport protein PqiB, protein MKKHDSSPNYHAPARVKKTNVFTSVVWLIPLIALIAGGWLLVKDIRNRGPVVTLLMDSAEGIEVNNTVIKVLNVDVGRVTRIKLRDDQKGVEVTAQLSADAKDLIRSDTQFWVVKPRIDQSGVTGLGTLLSGSYIAFTPGKSQETKDVFVVQDIPPIAAIGQSGLRLNLIGKNDRILNASSPILYENFMVGQVESAHFDPSDQSVHYTIFIQSPNDKLINSESRFWLENGINIETTGSGVKLNSAPLPALLSGAISFDSPKTKNSKNVKSEDSFTLYDSRSEVANLPDNRSLYYTAFFKQSVRGLTAGSPVEYKGLNVGVVSDVPYFDRNDSLHLFENGWIPVRIRIEPSRLEINADEQSKEHWKQQFQTALNKGLTATISSNNLLTGSKMIELNDQPSASPKLRPHTVYAGDTVIATQGGGLDDLQAKVADLLDKFNNLPLDKTVAGLNGSLAELKSTLKSANAALSSIDKLVGKPQTQNIPNELNQTLKELRQTLQGVSPQSPIYGDVQNTLQSLDKTLKDVQPVINTLKEKPNALIFNSSSKDPIPKGSR, encoded by the coding sequence ATGAAAAAACACGATTCTTCACCCAATTATCACGCCCCGGCGCGTGTCAAGAAAACCAATGTCTTCACTTCTGTCGTGTGGCTGATTCCGCTGATTGCGCTGATTGCCGGCGGCTGGCTTTTGGTTAAAGACATCCGCAACCGCGGCCCTGTCGTTACGCTGTTGATGGATAGCGCCGAAGGCATCGAAGTCAACAACACCGTTATTAAGGTATTGAACGTCGATGTCGGACGCGTTACCCGCATCAAATTGCGCGACGACCAAAAAGGCGTGGAAGTTACCGCCCAACTCAGCGCCGATGCCAAAGACCTTATCCGCAGCGATACCCAATTTTGGGTGGTCAAACCGCGTATCGACCAAAGCGGCGTTACCGGCTTGGGAACCTTGCTTTCCGGCTCTTATATCGCATTTACACCTGGCAAAAGCCAAGAAACCAAAGATGTATTTGTCGTCCAAGACATTCCGCCGATTGCCGCCATCGGTCAAAGCGGCCTGCGCCTGAATTTGATCGGCAAAAACGACCGCATCCTCAATGCCAGCAGCCCGATTTTGTATGAAAACTTTATGGTCGGCCAAGTAGAAAGCGCGCATTTCGACCCGTCCGACCAAAGTGTGCATTACACCATTTTCATCCAAAGCCCCAACGACAAACTGATTAATTCGGAAAGCCGTTTCTGGTTGGAGAACGGCATCAATATCGAAACCACAGGCAGCGGCGTCAAACTCAACTCCGCTCCTCTGCCTGCCCTGCTGTCGGGCGCGATTTCGTTTGATTCGCCGAAAACCAAAAACAGTAAAAACGTCAAAAGCGAAGACAGCTTCACGCTTTATGACAGCCGCAGCGAAGTGGCCAATCTGCCTGACAACCGCTCGCTGTATTACACCGCATTCTTCAAACAATCCGTACGCGGCCTGACTGCCGGTTCGCCCGTCGAATACAAAGGCCTGAATGTCGGCGTGGTTTCCGACGTTCCCTATTTCGACCGCAACGACAGCCTGCATTTGTTTGAAAACGGCTGGATTCCCGTGCGCATCCGCATTGAGCCTTCCCGTTTGGAAATCAATGCCGACGAGCAAAGCAAAGAGCATTGGAAACAACAATTTCAGACGGCCTTAAACAAAGGTCTGACTGCCACCATCTCCAGCAACAACCTGCTGACCGGCAGCAAAATGATTGAGTTGAACGATCAGCCTTCCGCCTCGCCCAAGCTGCGACCGCATACCGTTTATGCCGGCGATACCGTTATCGCCACACAAGGCGGTGGTTTGGACGATTTGCAGGCAAAAGTGGCCGATTTGTTAGACAAGTTCAACAACCTGCCATTGGATAAAACCGTTGCCGGCTTGAACGGCTCGCTTGCCGAGCTCAAGTCCACACTCAAATCTGCCAATGCCGCCCTAAGCTCTATTGACAAACTGGTCGGTAAACCGCAGACACAAAACATTCCGAACGAGCTGAACCAAACCCTGAAAGAATTGCGTCAAACCCTGCAAGGTGTATCGCCGCAATCGCCTATCTACGGCGACGTGCAAAATACGCTGCAAAGTTTGGACAAAACCTTAAAAGACGTTCAACCCGTGATTAATACTTTGAAAGAAAAACCCAATGCGCTGATTTTCAACAGCAGCAGCAAAGACCCCATCCCGAAAGGAAGCCGATAA
- a CDS encoding PqiC family protein, with protein MRLFPIAVALTLAACGTAQSTQYFVLPDSQYIRPAAQGNEIAVKVNLAEPLANGGLVYQTDAYHVNLAKNHLWAAPLDGALAANLSNKLNRLNPRYTFVPASRSQSSQTLKVYIEAFQGSYQGQTTISGYAQWPDGRSKPFNAITPQQGDGYTAMLESLENGLSQVADTIAY; from the coding sequence ATGCGCCTCTTCCCGATTGCCGTCGCCCTGACGCTTGCCGCCTGCGGCACCGCGCAAAGCACACAATATTTCGTCCTGCCCGACAGCCAGTACATCCGTCCGGCTGCACAAGGCAACGAAATCGCGGTCAAAGTCAACCTTGCCGAACCGCTTGCCAACGGCGGCCTCGTTTACCAAACCGACGCCTATCATGTGAATCTGGCGAAAAACCACCTTTGGGCGGCGCCACTCGATGGCGCGTTGGCGGCCAACCTCAGCAACAAGCTCAACCGCCTCAATCCGCGCTATACTTTCGTCCCTGCTTCACGCAGCCAAAGCAGCCAAACCCTGAAAGTCTATATCGAAGCCTTCCAAGGCAGCTATCAGGGGCAGACCACCATCAGCGGTTATGCACAATGGCCGGACGGACGCAGCAAACCGTTTAACGCCATCACGCCACAACAAGGCGACGGCTATACCGCCATGCTTGAATCGTTGGAAAACGGTTTGTCACAGGTTGCCGATACGATTGCCTATTAA
- the grxB gene encoding GrxB family glutaredoxin — MFQEALFQTALGVMVNRFEILRSIAMKLYIYDHCPFCVRARMIFGLRDVAVEEVVLANDDEATPIGMIGSKQVPILQKEDGSFMGESLDIVRYIDQGRLKEEVRPEVQAWLDKVGEYNNKLVQPRMVKIGLPEFETDEAKQYYIDKKEKNIGNFETNLNKTAQYLERLHQDLAELKTLVCEGEGLGGEISLEDILTFPILRNLTVVRGIQWPQKLMDYLLAMSERSGVALYFDRAL; from the coding sequence ATGTTTCAGGAAGCCTTGTTTCAGACGGCCTTGGGTGTTATGGTTAACCGTTTTGAAATTTTAAGGAGCATTGCCATGAAACTGTATATTTACGACCATTGCCCATTTTGCGTCCGTGCGCGGATGATTTTTGGCTTGCGCGATGTGGCGGTGGAAGAGGTTGTTTTGGCGAACGATGACGAAGCTACGCCGATTGGCATGATTGGCTCAAAACAAGTGCCGATTTTGCAAAAAGAAGACGGTTCGTTTATGGGCGAGAGTTTGGATATTGTCCGCTATATCGATCAAGGCCGTCTGAAAGAAGAGGTTCGTCCTGAGGTTCAGGCTTGGTTGGACAAAGTGGGCGAATACAATAACAAATTGGTACAGCCGCGCATGGTCAAAATCGGCCTGCCCGAATTTGAGACCGATGAAGCGAAACAATACTATATTGACAAAAAAGAGAAAAATATCGGCAATTTCGAGACTAATCTGAACAAAACGGCGCAGTATCTGGAGCGTTTGCATCAAGACTTGGCCGAACTGAAAACGCTGGTGTGCGAAGGCGAGGGTTTGGGCGGTGAAATCAGTTTGGAAGATATCCTGACTTTCCCTATTTTGCGCAATCTGACCGTTGTGCGCGGTATTCAATGGCCGCAAAAATTGATGGATTATTTGCTGGCGATGAGCGAGCGATCCGGCGTGGCTCTGTATTTTGACCGTGCGTTGTGA
- a CDS encoding RelA/SpoT family protein, whose product MTTIRQTPQTSSVTLEGLLAWFDGYVAALPDPDKNLIQTAFDLAKEHYPADALTTYGEPLMEHFLGSMQIVSELDLLPDAVAATILSDIGKYVPTWQELVAERCNSTVCELVKGVDEVQKLTQFARVDSLATPEERAQQAETMRKMLLAMVTDIRVVLIKLAMRTRTLQFLSNVPDNPEKRAVAKETLDIFAPLANRLGVWQLKWQLEDLGFRHQEPEKYREIALLLDEKRTERLEYIENFLNILRTELKKYNIHFEVAGRPKHIYSIYKKMVKKKLTFDGLFDIRAVRILVDTVPECYTTLGIVHSLWQPIPGEFDDYIANPKGNGYKSLHTVIVGPEDKGVEVQIRTFDMHQFNEFGVAAHWRYKEGGKGDSAYEQKIAWLRQLLDWRENMAESGKEDLAAAFKTELFNDTIYVLTPHGKVLSLPTGATPIDFAYALHSSVGDRCRGAKVEGQIVPLSTPLENGQRVEIITAKEGNPSVNWLYEGWVKSNRAISKIRAFIRQQNADTVRETGRAQLDKQLSKIFPKPNLQALAEKLGFKKTDELYTAIGQGEISNRAISKACGALIEPAPVPVDETNIVKQSKIKKGGKNGILIDGEDGLMTTLAKCCKPAPPDDIVGFVTRDRGISVHRCTCPSFRHLAEQAPEKVLNASWAALQEGQVFAVDVEIRAQDRSGLLRDVSDALARHKLNVTAVQTQSRDLEASMRFTLEVRQVNDLPRVLASLGDIKGVLSVTRL is encoded by the coding sequence ATGACCACTATTCGCCAAACGCCCCAAACATCGAGCGTAACGCTGGAAGGCCTCCTCGCATGGTTCGACGGCTATGTTGCCGCGCTGCCTGATCCCGATAAAAACCTGATTCAGACGGCCTTTGACCTGGCTAAAGAACATTATCCCGCCGATGCCCTAACGACTTACGGCGAGCCTTTAATGGAACATTTTCTCGGCTCGATGCAAATCGTCAGCGAACTAGACCTCTTGCCCGATGCCGTAGCCGCTACGATTTTGTCCGACATCGGCAAATACGTTCCCACTTGGCAAGAATTGGTTGCCGAACGCTGCAACAGCACCGTTTGCGAGCTGGTCAAAGGCGTAGACGAAGTACAAAAACTGACCCAATTCGCACGCGTGGACAGCCTTGCCACGCCGGAAGAGCGCGCCCAACAAGCCGAAACCATGCGTAAAATGCTGTTGGCGATGGTTACCGACATCCGCGTCGTCCTGATCAAACTGGCGATGCGCACGCGCACCCTCCAATTCTTAAGCAACGTTCCCGACAATCCTGAAAAACGCGCCGTTGCCAAAGAAACCCTCGACATTTTTGCCCCGCTCGCCAACCGCTTGGGCGTGTGGCAACTCAAATGGCAGCTCGAAGATTTGGGCTTCCGCCATCAAGAGCCGGAAAAATACCGCGAAATCGCCCTGCTTTTGGACGAAAAGCGCACCGAGCGCCTCGAATATATCGAGAATTTCCTCAATATCCTGCGTACGGAACTGAAAAAATACAATATTCATTTTGAAGTTGCCGGAAGACCGAAGCATATCTACTCCATTTATAAAAAAATGGTGAAGAAAAAGCTCACTTTTGACGGCCTGTTCGACATCCGCGCCGTACGGATTTTGGTCGATACCGTTCCCGAGTGTTACACCACGCTGGGTATCGTCCACAGTCTCTGGCAGCCGATTCCGGGCGAGTTCGACGACTACATCGCCAACCCGAAAGGCAACGGCTACAAAAGTTTGCACACCGTTATCGTCGGCCCGGAAGACAAAGGTGTGGAAGTCCAAATCCGCACCTTCGACATGCACCAATTCAACGAATTCGGTGTCGCCGCCCACTGGCGTTATAAAGAAGGCGGCAAGGGCGATTCCGCCTACGAACAGAAAATCGCCTGGTTGCGCCAACTCTTGGACTGGCGCGAAAACATGGCCGAAAGCGGCAAGGAAGACCTCGCCGCCGCCTTCAAAACCGAACTTTTCAACGACACGATTTATGTTTTGACCCCGCACGGCAAAGTCCTCTCCCTGCCTACGGGCGCGACCCCCATCGACTTTGCCTACGCCCTGCACAGCAGCGTGGGCGACCGTTGCCGCGGTGCAAAAGTTGAAGGACAAATCGTACCGCTGTCCACGCCTTTGGAAAACGGACAACGCGTTGAAATCATTACTGCAAAAGAAGGCAATCCTTCCGTCAACTGGCTCTACGAAGGCTGGGTCAAATCCAACCGCGCCATCAGCAAAATCCGTGCCTTCATCCGCCAGCAAAATGCGGATACCGTGCGCGAAACAGGCCGGGCCCAACTGGACAAACAGTTGTCAAAAATCTTCCCCAAACCCAATCTGCAAGCATTGGCGGAAAAACTCGGCTTCAAAAAAACTGACGAACTCTATACGGCCATCGGTCAGGGCGAAATTTCCAACCGCGCCATCAGTAAGGCCTGCGGTGCTTTGATCGAACCGGCTCCGGTACCGGTTGACGAGACCAATATCGTCAAACAGTCTAAAATCAAAAAAGGCGGCAAAAACGGCATTCTGATTGACGGCGAAGACGGCCTGATGACCACGCTTGCCAAATGCTGCAAACCCGCGCCACCCGATGATATTGTGGGCTTTGTTACCCGCGACCGCGGCATTTCCGTCCACCGCTGCACCTGCCCTTCTTTCCGCCACCTTGCCGAACAGGCTCCGGAAAAAGTGTTGAACGCAAGCTGGGCAGCCTTGCAGGAAGGACAAGTATTTGCCGTCGATGTCGAAATCCGCGCCCAAGACCGCTCCGGTTTGCTGCGCGACGTTTCGGATGCGCTGGCGCGGCACAAACTCAACGTTACCGCGGTGCAAACCCAATCACGCGATTTGGAAGCCAGCATGCGCTTTACCCTTGAAGTCCGCCAAGTCAACGACCTGCCGCGTGTATTGGCCAGTCTGGGCGACATCAAAGGCGTTTTAAGCGTAACGCGCTTATAA
- a CDS encoding formate/nitrite transporter family protein, which produces MDTRDLFPHEILQDAIGKSCAKSEFSIKMLVILSFLGGGYVGFGYLACLRVISGIPAEWNGLAALLGASVFPIALICILIGGGELATGNMMIMALGKLTGRVSTHKLVRNWLIVSLGNLAGAVAMAYFLGHYVGLAEGPAAAKTIAIAEAKVNMDFGRAFVSAIACNWMVCMGIWFYFGARHTSGRILAMWFPVMIFVLIGFQHFVANMFIIPAGIWAGANVSWGQFFYNMIPVFLGNVLGGSSFVAASYLFAYKHLLKDDFSI; this is translated from the coding sequence ATGGATACACGAGACCTGTTCCCTCATGAAATTTTGCAGGACGCCATCGGCAAGAGTTGCGCCAAATCTGAATTCAGCATCAAGATGTTGGTGATTTTGAGTTTCTTAGGCGGCGGTTATGTCGGCTTCGGCTATCTTGCCTGCCTGCGCGTCATCAGCGGCATTCCTGCCGAATGGAACGGTCTGGCCGCCCTGTTGGGCGCATCCGTGTTCCCTATCGCACTGATTTGTATCTTAATCGGCGGCGGCGAGTTGGCAACAGGCAATATGATGATTATGGCCTTGGGTAAGCTGACCGGCCGCGTCAGCACCCACAAACTGGTGCGCAACTGGCTGATTGTCAGCTTGGGCAATCTGGCAGGCGCCGTAGCTATGGCCTATTTCCTTGGCCACTACGTCGGCCTTGCCGAAGGGCCGGCCGCAGCGAAAACCATTGCCATTGCCGAAGCCAAAGTCAATATGGACTTCGGCCGCGCATTCGTCTCCGCCATCGCATGTAACTGGATGGTGTGTATGGGCATCTGGTTTTACTTCGGCGCACGCCATACTTCAGGACGAATCTTGGCCATGTGGTTCCCGGTTATGATCTTCGTATTAATCGGCTTTCAACACTTTGTTGCTAATATGTTCATCATTCCGGCCGGCATTTGGGCGGGCGCAAACGTCAGCTGGGGTCAATTTTTCTACAACATGATTCCTGTTTTCTTAGGCAACGTCCTGGGCGGATCATCCTTTGTCGCGGCCTCTTATCTCTTTGCTTACAAACACTTATTAAAAGACGATTTTTCTATTTAA
- the putP gene encoding sodium/proline symporter PutP yields the protein MNPMYITFAIYLVAVLLIGLAAYFSTRNFDDYILGGRSLGPFVTAMSAGASDMSGWLLMGLPGAIYLSGLNEAWIAIGLIVGAYFNWLLVAGRLRVHTEYANNALTLPDYFFHRFGAGGHLMKVVSALIILFFFTIYCASGIVAGATLFQSLFHGMSYNQAMWLGAGATIAYTFLGGFLAVSWTDTLQASLMIFALILTPVMVYLGLGGADQMNAAMQQVAASTGKEYGSLFAGTTVIGIISTAAWGLGYFGQPHILARFMAAESAKSLVSARRIGMTWMILCMAGAVAVGYFGIAYFGANPAHVDEMNGNHERIFIALATLLFNPWVAGIILSAILAAVMSTLSCQLLVCSSAITEDFYKGFLRKKAQQAELVWIGRLMVLAIAVISILIASDPNSKVLGLVAYAWAGFGAAFGPVVILSVLWKRITAYGALSGMIAGALTVVVWAEWIKKPALAAQETGFSTVYEIVPGFIICTLVIVLVSLIDKKPSRELQERFEKADAEYRASK from the coding sequence ATGAATCCCATGTATATCACTTTCGCGATCTATTTGGTCGCCGTACTACTGATCGGCCTTGCCGCCTATTTTTCAACCCGCAACTTCGACGACTACATCCTCGGCGGCCGCAGCTTGGGCCCGTTCGTGACCGCGATGTCTGCCGGTGCTTCCGATATGTCAGGTTGGCTCTTGATGGGTTTGCCCGGTGCCATTTACCTGAGCGGTTTGAATGAAGCTTGGATTGCCATTGGTCTGATTGTAGGCGCATACTTCAACTGGCTTTTGGTTGCAGGCCGCCTGCGCGTGCATACCGAATACGCCAACAACGCACTGACGCTGCCTGACTACTTCTTCCACCGCTTCGGTGCCGGCGGTCACTTGATGAAAGTGGTTTCCGCACTGATTATCTTGTTCTTCTTCACTATTTACTGTGCTTCAGGCATCGTGGCCGGTGCTACCCTGTTCCAAAGCCTGTTCCACGGTATGTCTTACAATCAAGCCATGTGGCTGGGTGCCGGCGCAACCATCGCCTATACCTTCTTGGGTGGTTTCTTGGCCGTAAGCTGGACCGATACCCTGCAGGCTTCTTTGATGATTTTTGCATTGATCCTGACCCCTGTAATGGTGTACTTGGGCTTGGGCGGTGCAGATCAAATGAATGCCGCTATGCAACAAGTTGCCGCTTCTACCGGTAAAGAATACGGCAGCCTGTTTGCCGGAACGACCGTCATCGGCATTATCTCCACCGCGGCTTGGGGCTTGGGCTATTTCGGCCAACCGCACATTTTGGCCCGCTTCATGGCTGCCGAAAGTGCCAAATCCTTGGTTTCTGCACGCCGCATCGGTATGACTTGGATGATTCTGTGTATGGCCGGTGCCGTGGCTGTCGGCTACTTCGGTATCGCTTACTTCGGTGCCAACCCTGCCCACGTTGATGAAATGAACGGCAACCACGAACGCATCTTCATCGCTTTGGCCACCCTGCTCTTCAACCCTTGGGTTGCCGGTATCATCTTGAGCGCGATTCTCGCCGCCGTAATGTCCACCCTGTCTTGCCAATTGTTGGTTTGCTCCAGCGCGATTACCGAAGACTTCTACAAAGGCTTCCTGCGTAAAAAAGCACAACAAGCCGAGTTGGTATGGATTGGCCGTCTGATGGTTTTGGCGATTGCCGTGATTTCCATCCTGATTGCTTCTGATCCTAACAGCAAAGTATTGGGCTTGGTGGCTTACGCATGGGCAGGTTTTGGTGCCGCATTCGGTCCGGTTGTTATCCTGTCTGTACTGTGGAAACGCATTACTGCCTACGGTGCACTCTCCGGCATGATTGCAGGTGCGCTGACTGTAGTGGTTTGGGCCGAATGGATCAAAAAACCTGCTCTGGCTGCACAAGAAACAGGCTTCTCTACCGTCTATGAAATCGTCCCCGGCTTTATCATTTGCACACTCGTGATTGTTTTGGTGTCCCTGATCGACAAAAAACCTTCACGTGAATTGCAAGAACGCTTTGAAAAAGCAGACGCAGAATACCGCGCCTCTAAATAA